In Sinobacterium caligoides, the sequence TCATAACCTATCGTACCTGCATAACTCGCAACCTCGTTGACGCAGATATTAGTCCCCCAGAGTTCGACCTCATCACCTATGGCAACATTTTCTATGTGACTAACATCAATGCTAAGCATGTCCATCGAAACACGGCCGACTAACTCAGCACGCTGATCCTTGATCCACACAGGCGTCCCAGATATCGCGTGCCTCGGGTAGCCATCACCATAGCCTATGGCAACTGTCGCAATCTTGCTGCGCTTTGGCGCGACCCAGGTACGGCCATAGCCAACGGATTCGCCTCGATCAACTTCACGCAAGGCAATGATGGCGGATCGTAGTGTCATCACCGGCTTTAACGGCAATACTGCATCATGCTCTGTCATTAAGGGTGAGTTGCCATAGAGCATAAAACCCGGTCGATTCCACTGCCCTCTTGCTTCTGGCCAAGCAAGTAAAGCAGGCGAGTTCGCCATACTCAATTCGACGTTAAGATCTTGAGTAAGCTCGAGTAAATGAGCAATCTGCAGCTCAGTTGTGTTATCACTAAGATCATCAGCTGAAGAAAAGTGCGTTGCGACAACTATTGCGTCATTGGCAACGAACGGGCAATGAATTAACCGTTCATAGCAAGTCGCAAACTCATTAGCAGCAAGCCCAAGGCGGTGCATGCCAGTATCAGCTTTTAGCCACACCGTCAGCTCCTGCTTTAAGGGAGCTGCGACGATCGCATCAATCTGCTGCCGACAACTCGACATCAACCAAAAGTTTTGCTCACTTGCCGTCATCACCTCGTCGGCGGTAAAGGCCCCCTCTAATAGCAAAATGGGCTGGTTAATACCTGCATTTCTAAGCTCAAGAGCTTCCTCAATACAAGCAACGCCAAAAGCAGGAGCTAAATCGGCCAGCGCTGATGCCACAGCAACAGCACCATGACCATAAGCATTAGCTTTGATAATTGGGATAGCGCGACCTTTATCAGATAGCCGCTGCGCATAACGGTAATTATGGCGTAACGCGGAAATATCCAATAAAGCTTTGGTTGGACGAGCCATAAGCCCTCTCACAATATAAGTTGTGCCGGTAAAGCCTTGGCTCTACAGGCGCCCGCTAATTAACGCTTAATAGTTGAATTTACCTTCTGAAAACAACTGCTGCGCAACAACCCACACGTCACCGATTTCACCATTACCAACAGGCTTACCGTCAATCGCGACTACCGGCCCAACCTCTTTCGATGAACTCGTTAACCAGACCTCATCTGCAGCATCGAATTCTTCTCGGCTCACTGCGCGCTCCTCAACTTTTATACGGCCATCTTTACGTAAGATATCGAGCAACATGAAACGAGTAATACCTGGCAACAAAGCGTTACTCAGCGGCGCAGTAATAACAACACCATCTTTGACTATATAGGCGTTAGTTGAGCTACCCTCCGTTAAGAAACCGTCAACATCAAACAAAATACACTCTTGGTTACCTTCATCAACGCCTTTTTGGTAATGCAGGACATTGCCAAGTAGGGCAGTCGACTTTATGTTACATCGCTTCCAACGTAAATCTGTACTTGTTGATACTGAATAAGAGTTG encodes:
- the alr gene encoding alanine racemase → MARPTKALLDISALRHNYRYAQRLSDKGRAIPIIKANAYGHGAVAVASALADLAPAFGVACIEEALELRNAGINQPILLLEGAFTADEVMTASEQNFWLMSSCRQQIDAIVAAPLKQELTVWLKADTGMHRLGLAANEFATCYERLIHCPFVANDAIVVATHFSSADDLSDNTTELQIAHLLELTQDLNVELSMANSPALLAWPEARGQWNRPGFMLYGNSPLMTEHDAVLPLKPVMTLRSAIIALREVDRGESVGYGRTWVAPKRSKIATVAIGYGDGYPRHAISGTPVWIKDQRAELVGRVSMDMLSIDVSHIENVAIGDEVELWGTNICVNEVASYAGTIGYELLARMPMRTPRIVVD
- a CDS encoding D-amino acid aminotransferase encodes the protein MSTVYLNGEYMPMHEAKISPMDRGFLFGDGIYEVVPCYSGGLVGFGPHMDRMNDGLKAIGIELAMSHEEWKAIALKLDGENDGENLGIYFHVSRGADTKRAHSFPSGVKPTVFAFAFEIPPAPVADKSKANSYSVSTSTDLRWKRCNIKSTALLGNVLHYQKGVDEGNQECILFDVDGFLTEGSSTNAYIVKDGVVITAPLSNALLPGITRFMLLDILRKDGRIKVEERAVSREEFDAADEVWLTSSSKEVGPVVAIDGKPVGNGEIGDVWVVAQQLFSEGKFNY